One region of Fragaria vesca subsp. vesca linkage group LG4, FraVesHawaii_1.0, whole genome shotgun sequence genomic DNA includes:
- the LOC101314843 gene encoding uncharacterized protein LOC101314843 — protein sequence MHALSPMSVRVVRVGASVDTQQRLPYNRNAPRKIKDSSSTLSTTQNPPTVTLTASTTRTVDHVFELLKRPNQEETAGMDDLYLGYEQWLPSPPKIQKPSSPKIQKLSPPKVQKPQTVLNAAALAYLGDCIYELYARRHFLFPPLSIEEYNDRVMAVVRCEAQDALLQKLMKDNFLTEEERNVLRWGKNISSAKTRTKKRAGAAVYNRASSLETLIGHLYLTDMKRLEEVMVKLGFLTDSSQLIPSEDVNEPTS from the exons ATGCATGCTCTATCACCAATGAGTGTGAGGGTAGTGAGAGTGGGAGCTTCAGTGGATACGCAACAAAGACTCCCGTACAACCGCAACGCCCCAAGAAAGATCAAGGACAGCTCCAGCACTCTGTCTACCACCCAAAACCCTCCAACTGTCACTCTGACCGCCTCAACTACTCGTACGGTTGACCATGTTTTTGAGCTTCTCAAACGCCCAAATCAAG AGGAGACAGCAGGAATGGATGACTTATATTTAGGCTACGAACAATGGTTGCCTAGTCCACCAAAGATACAGAAGCCTAGTTCCCCAAAGATACAGAAACTCAGTCCACCAAAGGTGCAGAAGCCTCAGACTGTACTGAATGCAGCGGCATTAGCTTACCTCGGTGACTGCATATATGAG CTTTATGCTCGCCGACATTTTTTGTTCCCCCCCTTGAGTATTGAAGAATATAATGATCGTGTGATGGCCGTTGTACGTTGTGAAGCACAG GATGCATTGCTCCAGAAACTTATGAAGGACAACTTTCTAACAGAAGAAGAGAG GAATGTTCTTCGGTGGGGAAAGAACATAAGTTCAGCCAAGACACGAACGAAAAAGCGTGCTGGTGCAGCAGTCTATAACAGAGCATCTTCACTGGAGACATTA ATTGGACATCTCTATCTGACAGATATGAAACGTTTGGAAGAAGTAATGGTGAAGTTGGGATTTTTGACTGACTCTTCTCAACTGATTCCATCAGAGGATGTGAATG AGCCAACATCCTAG
- the LOC101299663 gene encoding uncharacterized protein LOC101299663, whose protein sequence is MSFFPSNSQFQTHTSISRFQAAVLVGAPSYPNAIAWSDENLIAVASGHLVTILNPATLPFGPRGLITVQNGPPFPIGVIDREDLFSDFLLPTIISRDHEPCVRSISWSPVGLAPNAGCLLAVCTTQGLVKLYRPPYCDFCAEWIEVADLSAKLYDYLVSVRFGEVPDRLLVQCDNQENEQDVQSVTTREGKRRRKENKSGKSSTNPYSKIYGEVDTDVDSDFDPMEERSSHQIVPASKAKVKSVKKIPENSTLPHITVDQYSTRSAMLSSLVVAWSPILQSRAKFSSSPQHDSSLSLLAVGGKSGQVSVWRVSVPECYSVDQSRDPTKLMLIQIIQAHKPWITAISWALLDSDSSNPQLLLATASYNGSVKIWLAYYEQLLKSLEPSSNTPFSLLKEVGTIDMVPVSALSVTVPAQCPQTMHLAVGKGSGLFEVWICNISGQKFHKISPCDGHSQIVTGLAWAFDGQILYTCSQDNFVRCWILSGSSLCEVPIPSNTPGLRSSTDLADGFVSCFGVAVSPGNLAIAWVRNTDVDQLNPMYEARTQKAIAEFFWIGGQQIRTLSNNVLDLHTEAIPGSSEKQLVDWESNIIWSLKQYETQDKPLVVWDIATALLAFRRSKPEYVDPVLIKWLSISFLGSYLSASAENVLLSASRSFSKVTSRQLHLLNIICRRVILSDMKADEINNKLLNVEGLDGAEEEEPTLWINLLLNSERELRERLVGFTFSSFKSQVLASATNSESIHCFPLGLAQMEQWVELNQDHVQDQLRVLAAEFRKHEQRLSSNSIAGEKCSYCSASVPFESPEVAFCSEGHKLARCAVSMVVCPTTPIWFCMCCHRRALKLAPETLFVIPGPQCPFCGILLQRLQPDFLLSASPT, encoded by the exons ATGTCTTTCTTTCCCTCCAATTCCCAATTCCAAACCCACACCTCAATTTCACGCTTCCAGGCCGCCGTCCTCGTCGGCGCTCCCTCCTACCCCAACGCCATTGCCTGGTCCGACGAGAATCTCATCGCCGTCGCCTCCGGCCACCTTGTCACCATTCTG AACCCGGCGACTCTACCGTTCGGACCGAGAGGTCTCATCACCGTCCAAAACGGACCGCCCTTTCCGATTGGTGTCATCGATAGAGAAG ATTTATTCTCTGATTTCTTGCTGCCCACCATTATCTCAAGGGACCATGAGCCCTGTGTGAGATCAATTTCTTGGTCTCCGGTTGGACTTGCTCCGAATGCCGGCTGCTTGCTGGCTGTCTGCACTACTCAAGGACTTGTCAAGCTTTACCGCCCGCCCTATTGTGATTTCTGTGCCGAATGGATAGAG GTTGCGGATTTATCGGCCAAGCTTTATGATTATCTTGTGAGTGTTAGATTCGGGGAGGTACCAGATAGATTGTTGGTACAGTGTGAT AACCAGGAAAATGAGCAGGATGTACAGTCTGTCACTACAAGGGAGGGCAAGCGACGACGAAAAGAGAACAAATCTGGCAAAAG CTCTACTAACCCTTATTCCAAAATCTATGGAGAAGTGGATACG GATGTTGACAGTGATTTCGACCCGATGGAAGAAAGGAGTTCACATCAGATTGTTCCAGCATCAAAAGCTAAAGTAAAATCTGTAAAGAAGATACCAGAAAACTCCACCCTCCCTCATATAACGGTGGATCAATATTCTACTCGCAGTGCAATGCTATCATCACTTGTAGTTGCTTGGTCACCAATACTGCAATCACGTGCCAAATTCAGTTCAAGTCCGCAACATGATTCATCCCTGTCTTTACTTGCAGTAGGCGGGAAGTCGGGTCAAGTTTCTGTTTGGAGAGTTTCTGTACCAGAGTGTTATTCTGTTGACCAAAGCAGGGATCCAACCAAGCTGATGCTCATTCAAATCATCCAGGCACACAAGCCATGGATCACAGCAATTAGTTGGGCATTGCTTGATTCTGATTCGTCAAATCCTCAACTTCTATTGGCTACAGCAAGTTATAATGGAAG CGTGAAGATCTGGCTGGCATATTATGAACAACTACTAAAGTCATTGGAACCTAGTAGTAACACTCCCTTTTCCTTGCTAAAGGAG GTTGGAACTATTGATATGGTTCCAGTTTCAGCGCTTTCAGTTACTGTGCCTGCTCAGTGTCCACAGACAATGCACTTGGCAGTGGGCAAAGGTTCTGGCCTTTTTGAAGTGTGGATATGCAACATCTCTGGCCAAAAATTTCATAAAATTAGCCCATGTGATGGGCATTCCCAGATT GTTACAGGTTTAGCTTGGGCTTTTGATGGGCAGATTTTGTACACCTGCAGCCAG GATAATTTTGTACGTTGTTGGATTCTTAGTGGAAGTTCCCTGTGTGAAGTACCTATTCCTTCAAATACTCCTGGTCTGAGAAGCTCAACTGAC CTTGCAGATGGATTTGTTTCTTGCTTTGGTGTGGCAGTGTCCCCTGGAAATCTTGCAATTGCTTGG GTTCGTAATACTGATGTTGATCAATTAAATCCGATGTATGAGGCAAG GACTCAAAAGGCCATTGCAGAGTTTTTCTGGATTGGGGGGCAGCAAATCCGTACTTTGTCAAACAATGTCCTGGATCTACATACTGAAGCTATTCCTGGCTCTTCTGAGAAGCAACTTGTTGATTGGGAATCCAATATTATATGGTCTTTGAAGCAGTATGAAACTCAGGATAAGCCTCTTGTTGTTTGGGATATTGCTACAGCACTATTGGCTTTTAGGCGTTCTAAACCAGAGTATGTAGACCCTGTACTGATAAAGTGGCTCTCTATTTCCTTTCTGGGATCTTATTTGAGCGCTTCTGCTGAAAATGTTCTATTGTCTGCCTCCCGAAGTTTCTCAAAAGTCACTTCTCGCCAACTACACCTTCTCAATATAATCTGTAGACGCGTGATACTATCAGACATGAAGGCTGATGAGATAAACAACAAACTGCTGAATGTGGAAGGATTAGATGGTGCTGAAGAAGAAGAACCGACTTTGTGGATCAATCTGCTTTTGAACAGTGAAAGAGAACTCCGTGAGAGGCTTGTGGGGTTTACATTTTCTTCTTTTAAAAGTCAAGTGCTTGCTTCAGCCACAAATTCTGAATCTATACATTGCTTTCCTCTTGGACTGGCACAAATGGAGCAGTGGGTTGAACTAAACCAAGATCATGTGCAGGATCAACTGAGGGTCCTAGCAGCTGAATTTAGGAAGCATGAGCAGAG GCTGTCAAGTAATTCCATAGCAGGAGAGAAGTGTAGCTATTGTTCAGCATCAGTTCCATTCGAATCACCAGAAGTTGCCTTCTGCAGTGAAGGACACAAACTAGCAAGGTGCGCCGTTTCTATGGTGGTTTGTCCTACTACTCCCATATGGTTTTGCATGTGTTGTCATAGACGAGCTCTCAAACTAGCACCAGAGACTCTCTTTGTAATCCCTGGTCCGCAGTGTCCCTTCTGCGGGATACTGCTGCAGAGACTACAACCGGATTTTCTACTTTCTGCATCACCCACTTAA
- the LOC101307691 gene encoding F-box protein At3g07870-like gives MKKIKHQATDTDHQEQDPDENQSHLFHLPYHITLHILSRIPIKALIQCRSSSSSVNPDSPSLFLIDLDKASARNDVVIRLPKDPNVPTRRVQVVGSCNGLLCMYDRLKCGHLYISNPMIGESLALTIPMEIDCQFVCGFGFCPTSEVYKVVVFTSPSEGTDHEEVKVLTVGSGVWRSIGNCVYHFGYQPYGVYVNGFLYWIVQTSEGCASICAFDIERECFRELPLPPCSLKKSVISIGVLEGWLSVFVGSRSNIKVWMMKDYGVEESCTKQIVIKASSSGILAEMLGHSPLAAQVLKFTKKGQVLLLDNYRLRVFTPGKRGFVPLEIDGVPYTVEAFVHTPSFVSLADAIRG, from the exons ATGAAGAAAATCAAACACCAAGCAACCGACACTGACCACCAAGAACAAGACCCTGATGAGAACCAATCCCACCTTTTCCACCTCCCATACCACATAACACTCCACATCCTCTCAAGAATCCCAATCAAAGCCCTCATCCAATGCCGCTCT AGCAGCAGCTCTGTCAACCCAGACTCCCCAAGCCTCTTCTTGATCGACCTAGACAAAGCCTCTGCCAGAAACGACGTCGTGATCAGGCTTCCCAAAGACCCCAACGTCCCAACTCGCCGTGTGCAAGTTGTGGGTTCATGCAATGGCCTCCTATGCATGTATGACAGGCTCAAATGCGGCCACCTTTACATTTCCAACCCCATGATCGGTGAGTCTTTGGCACTTACTATACCTATGGAAATTGACTGTCAGTTTGTTTGTGGGTTTGGGTTTTGTCCTACTAGTGAGGTTTATAAGGTAGTTGTGTTCACTTCCCCTAGTGAAGGAACTGATCATGAGGAGGTTAAGGTTTTAACTGTTGGGTCTGGGGTTTGGAGAAGTATTGGGAATTGTGTGTACCATTTTGGGTACCAACCTTATGGGGTTTATGTGAATGGCTTTCTTTATTGGATTGTTCAAACTAGTGAGGGTTGTGCTTCGATTTGTGCCTTTGACATTGAGAGAGAGTGCTTCCGAGAGCTGCCACTGCCGCCTTGTTCTCTGAAAAAATCTGTCATTAGCATTGGAGTCCTGGAAGGTTGGCTCTCTGTGTTTGTTGGGTCCAGAAGTAATATCAAGGTGTGGATGATGAAAGATTATGGGGTTGAGGAGTCTTGCACCAAACAGATTGTCATCAAAGCAAGCTCGTCCGGCATTCTTGCGGAAATGCTTGGTCACTCGCCTCTTGCTGCTCAAGTGTTGAAGTTTACCAAGAAGGGGCAAGTTTTGCTGCTGGATAATTATAGACTGCGTGTTTTTACTCCTGGAAAAAGAGGCTTTGTACCGCTTGAGATTGATGGGGTACCTTATACGGTTGAGGCATTTGTGCATACCCCTAGCTTTGTTTCGCTTGCCGATGCCATTAGGGGTTAG